The proteins below come from a single Synechococcus sp. WH 8101 genomic window:
- the surE gene encoding 5'/3'-nucleotidase SurE: protein MSPLRILISNDDGVFAAGIRALAAAAASRGHSVTVVCPDQERSATGHGLTLQTPIRAERADELFEHDITAWACSGTPADCMKLALFELLDSPPDLVLSGINHGPNLGTDVFCSGTVAAAMEGTLEGLPAMAISSACFQWRDFTGAGELALAVAEAALADGWPEQLLLNLNIPPCHPEAMGALRWTRLSIRRYDEQFSPRVDPRGRTYYWLAGEAVEDLESGGDGPRDWPTDVAQIQANAPSLTPIQPELFWRGGLSSLPKLQLADQLVR from the coding sequence ATGTCCCCGCTGCGGATCCTGATCAGCAATGACGACGGCGTCTTCGCAGCGGGCATTCGCGCTCTGGCCGCCGCAGCGGCCAGTCGTGGCCACAGCGTCACCGTGGTCTGCCCCGACCAGGAGCGTTCTGCCACCGGCCACGGCCTCACCCTGCAAACGCCGATCCGGGCGGAACGGGCCGATGAACTGTTTGAGCACGACATCACCGCCTGGGCCTGCAGCGGCACCCCCGCCGACTGCATGAAACTGGCCCTGTTCGAATTGCTCGACAGTCCGCCCGATCTGGTGCTGTCGGGGATCAACCACGGACCCAACCTGGGCACGGATGTGTTCTGCTCCGGCACCGTGGCCGCCGCCATGGAGGGCACCCTCGAAGGGCTGCCGGCGATGGCGATCAGTAGCGCCTGCTTCCAGTGGCGTGATTTCACGGGTGCCGGAGAGCTGGCCCTCGCGGTAGCTGAAGCCGCCCTTGCCGATGGCTGGCCTGAGCAACTGCTGCTGAATCTCAACATCCCCCCCTGCCATCCGGAGGCGATGGGAGCGCTGCGCTGGACCCGTCTTTCGATCCGTCGCTACGACGAACAGTTCAGCCCCCGCGTCGATCCCCGCGGCCGCACCTATTACTGGCTGGCCGGCGAAGCAGTCGAAGACCTCGAATCGGGCGGCGACGGCCCCCGCGACTGGCCCACCGATGTGGCCCAGATTCAGGCCAATGCTCCGTCATTGACACCGATCCAGCCGGAACTGTTCTGGCGTGGTGGCCTGAGCAGCCTGCCCAAGTTGCAACTCGCCGACCAGCTGGTGCGCTGA
- the ispF gene encoding 2-C-methyl-D-erythritol 2,4-cyclodiphosphate synthase, whose product MQLRIGNGYDMHRLVPGRPLILGGQRLAHPDGLGLDGHSDADVLVHAIMDALLGALSLGDIGQHFPPEDPRWKGADSLVLLEQVVALVRDRGWGVANVDSVVIAERPKLKPHIEAMRRAIATRIGIAPEQVGVKATTNEQLGPEGREEGISAQAVALLQAL is encoded by the coding sequence ATGCAGCTGCGGATTGGCAACGGCTACGACATGCACCGCCTTGTGCCTGGCCGGCCCCTGATTCTGGGTGGACAGCGATTGGCACACCCCGATGGCCTGGGCCTGGATGGCCACAGCGATGCCGATGTGTTGGTGCACGCGATCATGGATGCCCTGCTTGGGGCGCTCTCTCTGGGCGATATCGGCCAACACTTCCCCCCGGAGGATCCCCGCTGGAAAGGGGCCGACAGCCTGGTGCTGCTGGAGCAGGTGGTGGCCTTGGTGCGGGATCGTGGCTGGGGTGTCGCCAATGTGGATTCGGTGGTGATCGCTGAGCGCCCCAAGCTCAAACCCCATATCGAGGCGATGCGTCGTGCCATTGCCACGCGTATCGGCATCGCACCGGAGCAGGTAGGGGTGAAGGCCACGACCAACGAACAACTCGGACCCGAAGGACGGGAAGAGGGGATCTCCGCTCAGGCGGTCGCGCTGCTTCAGGCTCTGTGA
- a CDS encoding bifunctional riboflavin kinase/FAD synthetase yields the protein MIPLCSPQQARTPTALALGSFDGLHAGHRRVIDAVCGDPCGGLPSVVSFWPHPREVLHGEPRLRLDLPSEKVDLLEPLGIEQLVLVPFDQQLARLQADDFVDQVLLTTLQARHIAVGANFRFGRDRTGDTNTLRRLCERAGVRVSVLPILEDDGGRMSSSRIRAALNAGDLARASALLGRAYRFSGRVVRGRGLGRELGWPTANLQVDGRKFLPGLGVYAAWAFFQDKGERLPAVMNLGPQPTVDPTSPSAVEVHLLDTRLELEGRELTVEPVERLRGQQRFSGLEELSAQIGLDAQRARLRLQAPVG from the coding sequence TTGATCCCCCTCTGCTCACCCCAGCAGGCCCGCACGCCAACGGCCCTGGCCCTCGGCAGCTTCGATGGCCTCCATGCCGGCCATCGGCGCGTGATCGATGCCGTGTGTGGGGATCCCTGCGGCGGCCTGCCGAGCGTGGTGAGCTTCTGGCCCCACCCCCGCGAAGTGCTGCATGGCGAACCCCGCCTGCGGCTCGATCTGCCTTCGGAAAAGGTGGATCTGCTCGAACCGCTGGGGATCGAGCAGCTGGTGCTGGTGCCCTTTGACCAGCAGCTGGCCCGGCTGCAGGCGGACGACTTTGTCGATCAGGTGCTGCTGACGACCCTGCAGGCGCGTCACATCGCCGTCGGTGCCAATTTCCGCTTCGGACGCGACCGCACAGGCGACACCAACACCCTGCGCAGGCTGTGTGAACGCGCCGGCGTGCGGGTCAGCGTGCTGCCGATCCTGGAAGACGACGGCGGCCGGATGAGCAGCAGCCGCATCCGCGCGGCTCTCAATGCCGGCGACCTCGCCAGGGCCAGCGCACTGCTCGGGCGGGCCTATCGCTTCAGCGGTCGGGTGGTACGAGGGCGAGGCCTCGGCCGCGAGCTCGGCTGGCCGACGGCCAACCTCCAGGTGGATGGACGCAAATTCCTGCCCGGCCTCGGGGTGTATGCCGCCTGGGCCTTCTTCCAAGACAAGGGCGAGCGTCTGCCGGCGGTGATGAACCTGGGCCCCCAGCCCACGGTGGATCCCACCTCCCCCTCGGCCGTGGAGGTGCATCTGCTCGACACCCGCCTGGAACTGGAAGGGCGGGAGCTCACGGTGGAACCGGTGGAACGCCTGCGGGGGCAGCAGCGCTTCTCAGGGCTGGAGGAGCTCAGCGCCCAGATCGGCCTCGATGCCCAACGGGCGCGTCTTCGGCTTCAGGCACCGGTGGGGTAG
- a CDS encoding phycobiliprotein lyase — MSDLPFPPADLDSFLQLCDGRWMSLRSIFQLDGSDDWHSSERGELVMQSEQEGADGGARLKVCAADGRQLAAMHFAPRGVLTLAASPTESSGHWQLHGDGCLELTLPAANGASLRERIWFTKANLRLRSTTLVDQDGTPRQASFCSEIRRVTAPQG; from the coding sequence ATGAGCGACCTCCCCTTCCCTCCTGCTGATCTCGATTCGTTCCTGCAGCTCTGTGACGGCCGCTGGATGAGTCTGCGCAGCATTTTTCAACTCGACGGCAGTGACGACTGGCACAGCAGTGAGCGGGGAGAACTGGTGATGCAGAGCGAGCAGGAGGGAGCGGATGGCGGCGCCAGGCTGAAGGTGTGCGCGGCGGATGGGCGCCAGCTGGCTGCCATGCACTTTGCCCCAAGAGGTGTGTTGACCCTGGCGGCAAGTCCTACTGAGTCAAGCGGCCATTGGCAGCTGCATGGTGATGGCTGTCTGGAGCTGACCTTGCCCGCCGCGAACGGCGCCAGCCTGCGCGAGCGGATCTGGTTCACCAAGGCGAACCTGCGTCTGCGCAGCACCACCCTGGTGGATCAGGACGGCACACCGCGTCAGGCCAGTTTCTGCTCGGAGATCCGCCGGGTCACGGCCCCTCAGGGCTGA
- the thiS gene encoding sulfur carrier protein ThiS — translation MPTLQLQVNGELRQLSPAPANLAAVIEQLGHHPRLVVVEFNGLILTPDRWDSQTVRDGDTLEIVTIVGGGS, via the coding sequence ATGCCCACGCTTCAACTGCAGGTGAATGGAGAGCTACGCCAGCTCAGCCCTGCCCCGGCCAACCTGGCGGCGGTCATCGAGCAACTGGGGCACCATCCACGCCTGGTGGTGGTGGAATTCAACGGCTTGATCCTGACCCCAGATCGGTGGGACAGCCAAACCGTCCGCGATGGCGACACGTTGGAGATTGTCACCATCGTGGGTGGCGGTTCCTAG
- the pheS gene encoding phenylalanine--tRNA ligase subunit alpha, translating to MSATVSLQQLTDQLEALEADAAAAIASAADAEALEQLRVGLLGKKGRLSGVLGAMGKLPGDERPLVGQRANVLKTQVQELLSQRLQAVKSAAMEARIAAETLDVTAAASGTPVGHRHPLITTTEEIVDLFCGLGYQVAEGPEVESDHYNFTALNIPADHPARDMQDTFYLQDNLLLRTHTSPVQIRHLEQTPPPVRIVAPGRVYRRDAVDATHSPVFHQVEVLAIDEGLDFSHLRGTVMAFLKAFFGDLPVRFRASYFPFTEPSAEVDVQWRGRWLEVMGCGMVDPAVLEGLGLDPDRWSGFAAGLGVERFCMVRHGIDDIRRLYTSDLRFLEQF from the coding sequence GTGAGCGCCACCGTGTCTCTTCAGCAGCTCACCGATCAGTTGGAGGCCCTCGAAGCCGACGCTGCCGCAGCGATTGCCAGCGCCGCCGATGCCGAGGCGCTGGAGCAGCTGCGAGTGGGTTTGCTCGGCAAAAAAGGCCGCCTCTCCGGTGTGCTCGGCGCCATGGGCAAGCTGCCGGGCGATGAACGGCCCCTGGTGGGGCAGCGGGCCAATGTGTTGAAAACCCAGGTCCAGGAGCTGCTCAGTCAACGACTGCAGGCGGTGAAAAGCGCGGCGATGGAGGCCCGGATCGCGGCCGAGACTCTGGATGTCACGGCAGCGGCCAGTGGCACCCCCGTGGGGCATCGCCACCCTCTGATCACCACCACCGAGGAGATCGTTGATCTGTTCTGCGGCCTCGGCTATCAGGTGGCGGAGGGCCCGGAGGTCGAGAGCGACCACTACAACTTCACGGCCCTCAACATCCCTGCGGATCACCCGGCCCGTGACATGCAGGACACCTTTTATCTCCAGGACAACCTGCTGCTGCGCACCCACACCTCACCGGTGCAGATCCGTCACCTGGAGCAGACTCCACCCCCCGTGCGCATCGTGGCGCCCGGTCGGGTATATCGCCGCGATGCCGTCGATGCCACCCACTCGCCCGTGTTCCACCAGGTGGAGGTGCTGGCGATTGATGAGGGCCTGGATTTCAGCCATTTGCGCGGCACGGTGATGGCCTTTCTGAAGGCCTTCTTCGGCGATCTGCCGGTGCGTTTCCGCGCCAGCTACTTCCCCTTCACCGAACCGTCCGCGGAGGTGGATGTGCAGTGGCGCGGGCGCTGGCTGGAAGTGATGGGCTGCGGCATGGTCGATCCGGCGGTGCTGGAGGGGCTGGGTCTGGATCCCGATCGCTGGAGCGGCTTCGCGGCCGGTTTGGGTGTGGAGCGCTTCTGCATGGTGCGCCACGGTATCGATGACATTCGCCGCCTTTACACGAGCGATCTGCGCTTCCTCGAACAGTTCTGA
- a CDS encoding TIGR03792 family protein: MAVLFSSPAQARFVAFADPEGGYDVAVIEHLKVKVPEAARQAWLEAERGSWEPWLARQQGFLGRDLLWNPETEEGTLLIRWRSREAWKAIPEQEVDAVQQRFEQLAREATGERLGNPFPLLYEGELLPQ; encoded by the coding sequence TTGGCTGTGCTGTTCAGCTCCCCTGCCCAGGCGCGGTTCGTCGCCTTCGCCGATCCGGAGGGCGGCTACGACGTTGCCGTGATCGAGCATCTCAAGGTGAAGGTGCCAGAGGCTGCACGGCAGGCTTGGTTGGAGGCGGAGCGGGGCAGCTGGGAACCCTGGCTGGCGCGTCAGCAGGGATTTCTGGGCCGGGATCTGCTCTGGAATCCTGAAACCGAAGAAGGCACGCTGCTGATCCGCTGGCGCAGCAGAGAGGCGTGGAAGGCGATTCCTGAGCAGGAGGTGGATGCTGTGCAACAGCGCTTTGAGCAGCTGGCCCGTGAGGCCACCGGTGAGCGTCTGGGTAATCCGTTTCCGCTCCTCTACGAAGGCGAACTGCTGCCCCAATGA
- a CDS encoding thiamine phosphate synthase has protein sequence MKSMLVAAFGDQRVARLIDANLDRAREGLRVVEDWCRFGLDRQDLVICLKDWRQRLGVHHHRGYKEARSTATDSGAGLGHPAQQQRDHSEQIVAANCGRIQEALRVLEEFGRDRDPELAATAAEIRYGIYDLEVTILQAGDHQERLRRLQKSRLYLVTSPVPNLEAQVAAALQAGVSLVQYRAKEGHDLQRLEEARALAELCKRHQALFIVNDRIDLALLVDADGVHLGQEDLPTQEARALIGPHRLLGRSTHQLEQLLTAQNEGCDYVGVGPVYATATKPDRTARGLQWVEEASRHASIPWFAIGGIDAERLDAVRAAGAHRVAVVRAIMEATDAHAASHELLTALS, from the coding sequence ATGAAATCGATGCTTGTCGCTGCCTTCGGCGATCAGCGTGTGGCCCGGCTGATCGACGCCAATCTCGACCGGGCCCGCGAAGGACTTCGCGTCGTTGAAGACTGGTGCCGCTTCGGACTCGACCGGCAGGATCTGGTGATCTGCCTCAAGGATTGGCGCCAGCGACTCGGCGTCCACCACCACAGGGGTTACAAGGAAGCACGGTCCACCGCCACCGACAGCGGCGCCGGCCTGGGCCACCCCGCCCAGCAGCAGCGGGATCACTCGGAACAGATCGTGGCCGCCAATTGCGGACGGATTCAGGAAGCGCTCCGAGTATTGGAGGAATTCGGACGCGATCGCGACCCAGAGCTGGCGGCGACGGCCGCGGAGATCCGCTACGGCATCTACGACCTCGAGGTCACGATCCTGCAGGCTGGAGACCATCAGGAACGCCTGCGGCGCCTGCAGAAGAGCCGGCTCTATCTCGTGACCTCGCCGGTGCCAAACCTGGAGGCCCAGGTCGCCGCTGCCCTCCAGGCGGGCGTCTCCCTGGTGCAATACAGAGCGAAAGAAGGCCATGACCTACAGCGGCTCGAGGAGGCACGCGCCCTGGCCGAGCTCTGCAAGCGGCATCAGGCCCTATTCATCGTGAACGACCGGATTGATCTGGCCCTCCTGGTGGATGCCGATGGCGTGCACCTGGGCCAGGAAGATCTCCCTACACAGGAAGCGCGTGCCCTGATCGGCCCCCATCGCCTGTTAGGGCGCAGCACCCACCAGCTCGAGCAGCTGCTCACGGCCCAAAACGAAGGCTGCGACTACGTGGGCGTCGGTCCGGTGTATGCAACGGCCACCAAACCGGATCGCACCGCACGCGGCCTGCAGTGGGTTGAGGAAGCCAGTCGCCATGCCTCCATTCCCTGGTTCGCCATCGGCGGCATCGATGCAGAACGGCTCGACGCGGTGCGTGCGGCCGGCGCCCATCGGGTGGCGGTGGTGCGCGCAATCATGGAAGCCACCGATGCCCATGCGGCCAGCCACGAACTGCTCACGGCGCTGTCGTGA
- a CDS encoding DUF1517 domain-containing protein, producing the protein MPKHRSQSPLHPWLQRSLSILMIPLLLISVLIIQPQVSEAASGGRIGGGSFRAPSMPRSGGLNRSYGGGYSRGYGGGIGFPFIIPIFGFGGGGLFGFLILMAIVGVLVNAFRSAGSGGGTAIGGDRVNTINPGPVSLIQVQVGLLASAKALQSDLRQLAATADTSQASGLQRVLQDTTLALLRQPELWVYANAECGSVPFSAAESTFNRLSMTERSKLRQELTSNVGGVRTTSGDLAQRGDADATSEYIVVTLLVASRRPMTIKQADNGEALRETLRILGSTASSDLIALEVIWQPDGSGDVLSADELVTAYPNLQHL; encoded by the coding sequence ATGCCGAAGCACCGGAGCCAATCACCGCTGCATCCTTGGCTGCAGCGCAGCCTGTCGATCTTGATGATCCCGCTGTTGCTCATCAGCGTGTTGATCATTCAGCCCCAGGTGAGTGAAGCCGCCAGCGGCGGCCGCATCGGCGGCGGCAGTTTCCGGGCCCCATCGATGCCGCGCAGCGGTGGGCTGAACCGCAGCTACGGCGGTGGCTACAGCCGCGGCTATGGCGGTGGCATCGGCTTTCCGTTCATCATCCCGATCTTCGGATTCGGGGGCGGCGGTCTCTTCGGTTTTCTAATCCTGATGGCGATCGTGGGGGTGCTGGTGAATGCCTTCCGTAGCGCTGGCAGTGGCGGCGGCACTGCGATCGGCGGCGATCGGGTCAACACGATCAATCCAGGGCCCGTGAGCCTGATCCAGGTGCAGGTGGGGTTGCTGGCAAGTGCCAAAGCCCTGCAGAGCGACCTGCGCCAACTGGCCGCCACGGCCGACACGAGCCAGGCTTCCGGTCTGCAACGCGTGCTTCAAGACACCACCCTCGCCCTCCTGCGCCAGCCTGAGTTGTGGGTGTACGCCAATGCTGAATGCGGCAGCGTTCCCTTCAGTGCCGCAGAAAGCACCTTCAATCGGTTGTCGATGACCGAGCGCAGCAAACTGCGGCAGGAGCTCACCAGCAATGTGGGCGGCGTTCGCACCACCTCGGGCGACCTGGCCCAACGCGGCGATGCCGATGCGACCAGTGAATACATCGTCGTCACCCTGCTAGTGGCGAGCCGTCGTCCAATGACGATCAAGCAAGCCGACAATGGCGAAGCGCTGCGTGAAACCCTGCGCATCCTCGGCTCCACGGCCTCCAGCGACCTGATCGCCCTTGAGGTGATCTGGCAACCCGATGGCAGTGGCGATGTGCTCAGCGCCGATGAACTGGTGACCGCTTATCCGAATCTGCAGCATCTCTGA
- a CDS encoding NAD(+) kinase, with protein MPRVGLIVNDGKPLAVDTAQTIQARLERCGHEVVRASSAGGMVGFANPDQHLRMLGYNACVPEGFDPSMALAIVLGGDGTVLSASRQTAPVGVPILTINTGHLGFLAEAYLGDLDRALEQVLTQQWTIEERASLVVSVMRGDQRRWEALCLNEMALHREPLTSMCHFEIAIGRHAPVDISADGVILSTPTGSTAYALSAGGPVITPDCPVLQLTPIAPHSLASRALVFSDREPVTVFPATPERLMMVVDGSAGCYVWPEDRVLIRRSDHPVRFVRLSDHEFFQVLRNKLGWGLPHVAKPDRP; from the coding sequence GTGCCCCGGGTCGGACTGATCGTCAATGACGGCAAGCCGCTGGCGGTTGACACCGCCCAGACGATCCAGGCCCGTCTTGAACGCTGCGGCCATGAGGTGGTGCGCGCCAGCAGCGCCGGCGGCATGGTGGGCTTTGCCAATCCCGACCAGCACCTGCGCATGTTGGGCTACAACGCCTGCGTGCCTGAGGGGTTTGATCCGAGCATGGCCCTGGCGATCGTGCTGGGGGGGGATGGCACGGTGCTTTCGGCGTCGCGCCAGACGGCACCGGTTGGGGTGCCGATTCTCACGATCAACACCGGCCATCTGGGCTTTCTGGCCGAGGCCTATCTGGGTGATCTGGATCGGGCCCTGGAGCAGGTGCTCACCCAGCAATGGACGATCGAGGAGCGCGCCAGTTTGGTGGTGAGCGTGATGCGGGGTGATCAGCGTCGCTGGGAAGCGCTCTGCCTCAACGAGATGGCCTTGCATCGCGAGCCCCTCACCAGCATGTGCCATTTCGAGATCGCGATCGGTCGCCATGCCCCGGTCGATATCTCTGCCGATGGCGTGATCCTCTCGACGCCCACCGGTTCCACCGCTTATGCCCTCAGTGCGGGCGGCCCGGTGATCACGCCCGATTGCCCGGTGCTGCAGCTGACCCCGATCGCGCCCCACTCCCTGGCGTCCAGGGCTTTGGTGTTCAGCGACCGGGAGCCGGTCACCGTGTTTCCCGCCACGCCGGAACGGTTGATGATGGTGGTGGATGGCAGCGCCGGTTGCTACGTGTGGCCGGAAGATCGGGTGCTGATCCGGCGCAGTGACCATCCCGTGCGCTTTGTGCGCCTGTCAGACCATGAGTTTTTCCAGGTGCTGCGCAACAAACTGGGTTGGGGCTTGCCCCATGTCGCCAAACCGGATCGGCCATGA
- a CDS encoding winged helix family transcriptional regulator yields the protein MTTGLLVLLVGPGASVLAPRLEASGYQPLAWSAGAAAAMPARAESPVAAILALDQADRIPDLRARFGAMPILLDVENDSVEARELCLSAGADDFWLSSLGTSDLLQRLRLHRRIQARSGEQPSLLQVADLSVDPTCRQVRRGSRPVALTAREYALLMFLFDHRGEVLSREQILREVWNDDQGTSSNVIEVYVRYLRQKLEEGGEKRLIHTIRGRGYCLNDGMPQLERS from the coding sequence ATGACGACGGGTCTGCTGGTATTGCTCGTGGGACCCGGTGCCTCCGTTCTGGCGCCGCGTCTCGAGGCCTCCGGATACCAACCACTCGCCTGGTCTGCGGGAGCGGCGGCGGCCATGCCCGCCAGGGCTGAGTCTCCGGTGGCAGCGATCCTGGCCTTGGATCAGGCCGATCGCATCCCTGATCTGCGCGCACGCTTCGGAGCGATGCCGATCCTGCTGGATGTGGAGAACGACAGCGTTGAAGCTCGCGAACTCTGCCTCAGCGCCGGAGCGGACGATTTCTGGCTCTCCTCACTCGGCACCAGTGATCTGCTGCAACGGCTTCGTCTGCACCGCCGCATTCAGGCCCGCAGCGGTGAGCAGCCCAGCCTGCTCCAGGTGGCTGATCTGAGCGTGGATCCCACCTGTCGTCAGGTCCGGCGCGGCAGTCGGCCGGTCGCGCTTACCGCTCGGGAGTACGCCCTTCTGATGTTCCTGTTCGATCACCGCGGTGAAGTGCTCAGCCGCGAGCAGATCCTGAGGGAGGTCTGGAACGACGACCAGGGCACGTCCAGCAACGTGATCGAGGTGTATGTGCGTTATCTGCGCCAGAAACTGGAGGAGGGTGGCGAGAAACGCCTGATTCACACCATCCGCGGCCGCGGCTACTGCCTCAACGACGGCATGCCCCAGCTCGAGCGTTCCTAG
- the trmD gene encoding tRNA (guanosine(37)-N1)-methyltransferase TrmD, with amino-acid sequence MAALRLDVVSLAPQAFAPLLELGVIGRAFAAGRAELHLHNPRDHATDRYRKVDDEPYGGGAGMVLKPEPVYAAVEAIPVCGRRRVLLMTPQGQPLRQADLQRWSETCDQLVLLCGHYEGFDERIRALADEEVSLGDFVLTGGELPAMTIINGVVRLLPGTVGTAHSLVEESHSDLLLEHPHYTRPADFRGMAVPEVLRSGDHGAIERWRQAQREQRTAERRPDLLTRWRQQQQQAQQ; translated from the coding sequence ATGGCTGCGTTGCGCCTCGATGTGGTGAGCCTGGCGCCTCAGGCGTTTGCGCCGTTGCTGGAGCTGGGGGTGATCGGTCGGGCCTTTGCGGCGGGGCGTGCGGAGTTGCACCTGCACAACCCGCGCGATCACGCCACGGATCGCTACCGCAAGGTCGACGATGAGCCCTACGGCGGCGGTGCCGGTATGGTGCTGAAGCCGGAGCCGGTGTATGCCGCTGTTGAGGCGATCCCGGTGTGTGGGCGGCGGCGTGTGCTGCTGATGACACCCCAGGGTCAGCCCCTGCGGCAGGCCGATCTGCAGCGTTGGTCGGAGACGTGCGATCAATTGGTCTTGCTCTGCGGCCACTACGAGGGGTTTGATGAGCGGATCCGCGCCCTTGCGGATGAGGAGGTGTCGCTGGGAGATTTTGTTCTCACGGGCGGTGAGCTGCCGGCGATGACGATCATCAACGGGGTGGTGCGTCTGCTGCCGGGCACGGTGGGGACGGCCCACTCCCTGGTGGAGGAGAGCCACAGCGATTTGCTGTTGGAGCATCCCCACTACACGCGGCCGGCGGATTTCCGGGGGATGGCCGTGCCCGAGGTGCTGCGCAGTGGCGATCATGGTGCGATCGAGCGTTGGCGGCAGGCCCAGCGCGAGCAGCGCACGGCTGAGCGCAGACCCGACCTGCTCACCCGCTGGCGCCAGCAGCAACAGCAGGCGCAGCAGTAG
- the larB gene encoding nickel pincer cofactor biosynthesis protein LarB, whose translation MTATAHLDWDRRRRIGISEAIWGEHKTAEQIAAILESFYGRGEAALVTRVDAAKAAAVAALLPERDLQWHDQARCLSSVPISLEQSDAEAPVTILSGGTSDWPVAKEAQLALAFQGIAASLMLDVGVAGLHRLLERLPLLRTAQVLIACAGMEGALPTVLAGLVPQPVIGVPVSVGYGVSAGGRAALDGMLASCAPGLTVVNIDNGYGAAMAALRILSSSVERVVADRVEE comes from the coding sequence ATGACGGCGACAGCCCATCTCGACTGGGATCGTCGCCGCCGCATCGGCATCAGTGAGGCGATCTGGGGGGAGCACAAGACAGCGGAACAGATCGCGGCGATTCTGGAGTCGTTCTATGGCCGCGGTGAAGCTGCGTTGGTCACCCGCGTCGATGCTGCCAAGGCCGCTGCTGTGGCGGCATTGCTGCCCGAGCGCGACCTGCAATGGCATGACCAGGCCCGCTGCCTCAGCAGCGTTCCAATCTCGCTCGAACAGAGCGACGCAGAGGCGCCGGTCACCATCCTCAGCGGTGGCACAAGCGATTGGCCCGTGGCCAAGGAAGCGCAGCTGGCTCTGGCGTTCCAGGGCATCGCCGCCTCGTTGATGCTGGATGTGGGGGTGGCCGGCTTGCACCGTCTGCTCGAGCGGTTGCCCCTGCTGCGCACGGCGCAGGTGCTGATCGCCTGTGCCGGCATGGAGGGGGCTCTGCCCACCGTGCTCGCCGGACTTGTGCCCCAGCCGGTGATCGGTGTGCCCGTGTCGGTGGGGTATGGCGTCAGCGCTGGAGGACGGGCCGCCCTTGATGGAATGCTCGCCAGCTGTGCGCCTGGCCTCACGGTGGTGAACATCGACAATGGCTACGGCGCAGCGATGGCTGCGTTGCGCATCCTCAGCTCCTCAGTGGAGCGGGTTGTGGCCGATCGGGTTGAGGAGTGA
- a CDS encoding DUF3611 family protein, translating into MADRLDFQQLALGVRRMAWIRFWIQTALGVVVVGVLLFNNIGGSLARNSERALGLGPGLSLTTLSFFVLLFSLWQGWLIVRLGRALGSNARPSRGEASRLIKRGLLADLLGLVLASVGYQSLAGSLFVQASLQAPGFFGSPVGGTSARSLVGYPITSIEMLSVLSNTQVLFAHTIGLILSLWLLQRIYRT; encoded by the coding sequence ATGGCCGATCGCCTTGATTTCCAGCAGCTCGCCCTGGGCGTGCGCCGGATGGCCTGGATCCGCTTCTGGATTCAAACGGCCCTCGGCGTGGTGGTGGTGGGGGTGTTGCTGTTCAACAACATTGGCGGCAGCCTGGCGCGCAATTCGGAGCGGGCGTTGGGGCTTGGGCCGGGCCTCTCACTCACCACGCTTTCGTTTTTTGTGTTGTTGTTCAGCCTCTGGCAGGGCTGGTTGATCGTGCGTCTTGGCCGCGCCCTGGGCAGCAACGCTAGGCCCAGTCGCGGCGAGGCGAGTCGCCTGATCAAGCGCGGCTTGCTGGCGGATCTGCTCGGCCTGGTGCTCGCCTCTGTGGGCTATCAGAGCCTGGCCGGCAGCCTGTTCGTGCAGGCCTCTCTGCAGGCCCCTGGCTTCTTTGGATCTCCTGTGGGGGGAACCAGCGCCCGCAGCCTGGTGGGTTACCCGATCACCTCGATTGAAATGCTTTCGGTGTTGAGCAACACCCAGGTGTTGTTCGCCCACACCATCGGTTTGATCCTCTCTCTTTGGTTGCTGCAGCGGATTTACCGCACCTGA